In Hyphomicrobiales bacterium, the following are encoded in one genomic region:
- a CDS encoding SCO family protein, whose amino-acid sequence MRGEVAVPRWARVRALGVGSAVGVAVGLALVSFHQPGLVAALGNRIADLTAREPAIRPKLDHLTTDGRRVDEAALRGRASVVTFVFTHCPDVCPTTLADMAGWMAALGSDAGRIDWYAVTLDPQRDVPQGDASGFRDYLAAFDERIVGLHAGPEVTEAAARSFRVTYRKVVLEGSAADYTIDHSAGVYLLDATGRYHAIIGLGESAEGALAKLRRLLHGGS is encoded by the coding sequence GTGCGAGGGGAGGTGGCCGTGCCGAGGTGGGCGCGCGTGCGCGCTTTGGGCGTCGGCAGCGCGGTCGGGGTGGCCGTCGGGCTCGCGCTCGTCTCGTTCCACCAGCCTGGTCTCGTTGCTGCTCTCGGCAATCGGATCGCCGACCTGACGGCCCGCGAGCCAGCCATCCGGCCCAAACTCGACCATCTGACCACGGACGGCAGGCGGGTCGACGAGGCGGCGCTCCGTGGGCGGGCTTCGGTCGTCACATTCGTCTTCACGCATTGCCCGGACGTCTGCCCGACGACGCTCGCCGACATGGCGGGATGGATGGCGGCACTCGGTTCGGACGCCGGACGGATCGATTGGTATGCGGTGACGCTCGATCCCCAACGCGATGTGCCGCAGGGCGATGCCAGCGGCTTTCGGGACTACCTTGCTGCTTTCGACGAGCGGATCGTCGGACTCCACGCCGGCCCCGAGGTCACCGAAGCGGCCGCGCGGAGCTTTCGCGTGACATATCGCAAGGTCGTTCTGGAAGGTTCGGCGGCCGACTACACCATCGACCATTCCGCCGGAGTCTATCTGCTCGATGCGACGGGCCGATACCACGCCATCATCGGGCTCGGCGAGTCGGCCGAAGGGGCGCTCGCAAAATTGCGACGCCTCCTCCACGGGGGATCGTGA
- a CDS encoding haloacid dehalogenase type II: MPRKLTDFKVLTFDCYGTLIDWESGMFTALASLTSRLPTPLSRDAILEAHARHESAQQADTPAMRYSELLAVVYARLAAEWGLTITNAEAAAYGSSVGNWPAFPDSAGALKDLQKHFKLVILSNVDRASFARSNEKLGVTFDAIVTAEDVGAYKPSDLNFDELLRTITAMGLTKGDILHTAESLFHDHVPAARHGLARCWIHRRHAQGGFGATRPVDNAPDVDFRFTSMREMADAVAKEAAAG, from the coding sequence ATGCCCCGCAAGCTCACCGACTTCAAGGTCCTGACCTTCGACTGCTACGGCACCCTGATCGACTGGGAGAGCGGCATGTTCACCGCCCTTGCGTCGCTGACCTCGCGACTGCCGACCCCCCTCTCGCGCGATGCCATCCTCGAAGCGCACGCCCGCCACGAGAGCGCCCAGCAGGCCGACACGCCCGCGATGCGCTATTCCGAGCTGCTTGCCGTGGTCTATGCGCGCCTTGCCGCCGAATGGGGGCTGACGATCACCAACGCCGAGGCCGCCGCCTACGGCTCTTCGGTCGGCAACTGGCCGGCCTTTCCCGACAGCGCCGGCGCGCTGAAGGACCTCCAGAAGCACTTCAAGCTGGTGATCCTCTCGAACGTCGACCGGGCGAGCTTTGCCCGCTCGAACGAGAAGCTCGGCGTCACTTTCGATGCCATCGTGACCGCCGAGGACGTCGGCGCCTACAAGCCCTCGGACCTCAACTTCGACGAACTGCTGCGCACGATCACGGCGATGGGCCTGACGAAGGGCGACATACTGCACACCGCCGAGAGCCTCTTTCACGACCACGTGCCGGCCGCCCGCCATGGCCTCGCGCGTTGCTGGATCCATCGCCGTCACGCCCAAGGCGGTTTCGGCGCGACCCGCCCCGTCGACAACGCCCCCGACGTCGACTTCCGCTTCACCAGCATGCGCGAGATGGCGGATGCCGTGGCGAAGGAAGCCGCGGCGGGGTAA
- a CDS encoding DUF3574 domain-containing protein, with product MRSIDPCQSRTSSMRNPILSILTVLAFAGGLPADAKEGGFSIAPGFTCPADAASMARLELYFGMSRAGGPEVTDAEWFDFVGREVTPRFPDGLTILSGYGQWRNSEQVIVRELSRLVIILYRPSADAEARIEAIRTAYKAAFRQDSVMRIDSASCVSF from the coding sequence ATGCGGTCGATCGATCCATGCCAGAGCCGGACAAGTTCCATGCGTAACCCGATCCTCTCGATCCTCACTGTCCTTGCCTTTGCCGGCGGCCTGCCGGCGGATGCCAAAGAGGGCGGCTTTTCCATCGCGCCAGGCTTCACCTGCCCCGCCGACGCGGCGTCGATGGCGCGGCTCGAGCTTTATTTCGGGATGTCGCGAGCGGGTGGCCCCGAGGTGACCGATGCCGAGTGGTTCGATTTCGTCGGGCGCGAGGTGACGCCGCGCTTTCCGGACGGGCTCACGATCCTTTCGGGCTATGGCCAGTGGCGCAATTCCGAGCAGGTGATCGTCAGGGAATTATCGCGCCTCGTCATCATCCTCTATCGACCCTCGGCTGACGCCGAGGCGCGCATCGAAGCCATCCGCACGGCCTACAAGGCCGCGTTCCGGCAGGACTCGGTGATGCGCATCGACAGCGCCTCGTGCGTCAGTTTTTGA
- the ccrA gene encoding crotonyl-CoA carboxylase/reductase, giving the protein MSKDDAGQAAPGRLAYRSEQKDLYEFGEIPPLGHVPSRMYAWAIRKERQGPPEQAMQVEVVPTWALDSHDVLVLVMAGGVNYNGIWAGLGTPVSMFDVHKNAYHIAGSDASGIVWAVGSKVKRWKVGDEVVIHCNQDDGDDEECNGGDPMFSPSQRIWGYETPDGSFAQFCRAQDRQLMERPKHLTWEEAACYTLTLATAYRMLFGHKGHELQPGDNVLVWGASGGLGSFAIQLCATSGANAIGVVSEDDKFDFVRQLGARGVINRKKFDCWGQLPKVGTPEYQSWLAEMRKFGKAIWDITGKGVNPDIVFEHPGESTFPVSVQVVKRGGMVVICAGTTGYNLTMDARYLWMHQKRVQGSHFANLKQAAAANKLVLERRIDPCMSEVFPWGDIPKAHTRMWKNQHLPGNMAVLVNAPRSGLRTFEDVIEANGQL; this is encoded by the coding sequence ATGAGCAAGGATGACGCCGGGCAAGCGGCGCCAGGCAGGCTGGCATACCGTTCGGAGCAGAAGGACCTCTACGAGTTCGGCGAGATCCCGCCGCTCGGGCACGTGCCATCCAGGATGTATGCCTGGGCCATCCGCAAGGAACGACAGGGGCCGCCCGAGCAGGCCATGCAGGTCGAGGTCGTGCCGACCTGGGCGCTCGACAGCCACGACGTGCTCGTTCTCGTGATGGCCGGTGGTGTGAACTACAACGGCATCTGGGCCGGTCTCGGCACGCCGGTGTCGATGTTCGACGTGCACAAGAACGCCTATCACATCGCCGGTTCCGATGCCTCCGGTATCGTCTGGGCGGTCGGCTCCAAGGTGAAGCGCTGGAAGGTCGGCGACGAGGTCGTCATCCACTGCAACCAGGACGACGGCGACGACGAGGAGTGCAACGGCGGCGACCCGATGTTCTCGCCCTCGCAGCGCATCTGGGGCTACGAGACGCCGGACGGCTCGTTCGCCCAGTTTTGCCGCGCTCAGGACCGTCAGCTCATGGAACGGCCCAAGCACCTCACCTGGGAGGAGGCGGCCTGCTACACCCTCACACTCGCAACCGCCTATCGAATGCTGTTCGGACACAAGGGGCACGAGCTGCAACCGGGCGACAACGTATTGGTGTGGGGCGCGTCGGGCGGCCTCGGCTCGTTCGCGATCCAGCTTTGCGCCACCTCGGGCGCCAACGCGATCGGAGTCGTCTCGGAGGACGACAAGTTCGATTTCGTCAGGCAGCTCGGCGCCCGTGGCGTCATCAACCGCAAGAAATTCGATTGCTGGGGCCAGCTGCCGAAGGTGGGAACGCCGGAGTATCAATCCTGGCTCGCGGAGATGCGCAAGTTCGGCAAGGCCATCTGGGACATCACCGGCAAGGGCGTGAACCCGGACATCGTGTTCGAACATCCAGGAGAATCGACGTTCCCGGTCTCGGTCCAGGTCGTCAAACGCGGCGGTATGGTGGTCATTTGCGCCGGCACGACCGGCTACAACCTGACCATGGACGCGCGCTATCTCTGGATGCACCAGAAGCGCGTGCAGGGCTCGCATTTCGCCAACCTCAAGCAGGCGGCCGCGGCCAACAAGCTGGTCCTCGAACGGCGTATCGACCCATGCATGTCGGAGGTGTTCCCCTGGGGCGATATCCCGAAGGCGCACACCCGGATGTGGAAGAACCAGCATCTGCCGGGCAACATGGCGGTGCTGGTCAATGCGCCTCGGTCGGGGTTGCGGACTTTCGAGGACGTCATCGAGGCGAACGGCCAACTCTGA
- a CDS encoding EamA family transporter, translating into MRGVHACSATHPPVPASCRPRPRHRDSEPHALPSRGDVERQGRNMTDTAGEAGGKALDPDASAPRSQRLGVLLAVATTFVFTIQDVLTKLLIVDYPVTQLLLVRFWIFATFMVAMLLATRGLAGLKAAANANRPGLQIARSVLLLVEIGLFASALYFLGLAELHAILAVAPLIATALARPLLGEKVGWRRYLAVAVGFVGALVIIRPGTGVFGIGSVIALATCFSWALYNLLTRLTMRTDGMETGLLYTGVIAALAVTPFGIGDWRPMTGDAWTLLIALSLTAIGGHGLLMLALRHADASVIQPLLYMMLVWATLFGFVIFSELPDLWTVVGAVIVVASGLFVIWREHQLARRQARQPTPATAD; encoded by the coding sequence ATGCGCGGTGTGCACGCCTGCTCCGCCACGCACCCGCCCGTTCCAGCATCGTGTCGACCTCGTCCTCGTCATCGTGATAGTGAGCCCCACGCTCTCCCCTCTCGAGGCGACGTGGAGCGCCAGGGGAGAAACATGACCGATACGGCAGGCGAGGCCGGCGGAAAAGCGCTTGACCCGGACGCTTCGGCGCCCCGCTCCCAGCGCCTCGGCGTGCTCCTGGCCGTCGCCACCACCTTCGTGTTCACGATCCAGGACGTCCTGACCAAACTCCTCATCGTCGATTATCCGGTGACCCAGCTGCTGCTGGTGCGCTTCTGGATATTCGCCACCTTCATGGTCGCCATGCTGCTCGCGACCCGCGGCCTTGCCGGTCTGAAAGCGGCCGCCAACGCCAACCGGCCGGGCCTGCAGATCGCCCGCTCCGTGCTCCTTCTCGTCGAGATCGGACTCTTTGCCTCAGCGCTCTATTTCCTCGGCCTCGCGGAACTGCACGCCATCCTCGCCGTCGCCCCCCTCATCGCAACGGCACTCGCCCGCCCGCTGCTCGGCGAAAAGGTCGGCTGGCGGCGCTATCTGGCGGTCGCCGTCGGCTTCGTCGGCGCCCTCGTCATCATCCGGCCCGGCACCGGCGTCTTCGGCATCGGCTCGGTGATCGCGCTCGCGACGTGCTTTTCCTGGGCGCTCTACAATCTGCTGACGCGTCTCACCATGCGCACCGACGGCATGGAGACGGGGCTGCTCTATACCGGCGTCATCGCGGCGCTCGCCGTCACGCCCTTCGGCATCGGCGACTGGCGGCCCATGACCGGGGACGCCTGGACGCTGCTGATCGCCCTCTCGCTGACGGCGATCGGCGGCCATGGCCTGCTGATGCTGGCCCTGCGCCATGCCGACGCCTCGGTCATCCAGCCACTGCTCTATATGATGCTGGTCTGGGCCACGCTGTTCGGCTTTGTCATCTTCAGCGAATTGCCGGACCTCTGGACCGTGGTCGGCGCGGTCATCGTCGTGGCAAGCGGACTGTTCGTCATCTGGCGTGAGCACCAGCTCGCCCGCCGGCAAGCGCGCCAGCCAACGCCAGCGACGGCGGACTGA